One region of Cryptosporidium parvum Iowa II chromosome 4, whole genome shotgun sequence genomic DNA includes:
- a CDS encoding ATP-dependent helicase has protein sequence MSQSDILPIYQHKKELLSLIRENDVSVIVGETGSGKSTLLPAFLYEDGFVQDKKMIAVTQPRRIAAISLAEYVAKLLKTKVGNKVGYSVRFKTEVSKYTKVKYLTDGMLIRECVTTNGERSPFENYSVVIVDEAHERSIRTDFLLGLLKMELLNGSKLKVVIMSATFQSSSFEDFFSSINPQSQSNSGIKLKTGTYSVPGRQFPVQLNYLPEPELDYLEAVMITILTIHFSKPKGGDILVFLPGQEDIHHLYSNLTTISKQIEALFEQQGEISFYLGKQKFENIERIRLFVQCLYASMPSEQQSKVFDILPENYRKVILSTNIAETSVTLPNIVYVIDTGLEKLKFFQSNNNIDALIMKEISKASSIQRAGRAGRLKPGEVYRMYTKQAYSEFMTSQTPEILRTSLSETLLELIYVLNNYKTNIFQQGISNSSNNDHTLLIDQQQVSVKKILNFPFISYPTKDSILSTLKFLYRLEALNKSGNITELGIKLTMLPVPPFLGKLIYHSIEFGCTSEAITLVAMLSAECLLDYCNSSNNPKDKVYGSLQENHSDQVGPTKKKPRFTHNSSSRNDQSYKNYLRSIMTKFGDHVGLIETYNTWISLQKSSGKTNNIQGNIISSSNNYEQINFCNSIGISHTSLLRAKSIREQLIDITTKIFNLKTINSCTMFTSLKHSHPESFESEFNQEQKQQKQEQEQEQEQEQENKWIPFYKCLTKSFWQNVAKLDPSNNKQYLTEVNRQLVNIHPTSSVSHLKEKPKWIIFTDIIQTKKTYIRIISAINHLWLNDYCSRWFISTETNSKH, from the coding sequence ATGTCACAATCTGACATACTACCAATTTATCAGCATAAAAAGGAGTTATTGTCATTAATTCGAGAAAATGATGTTTCTGTGATAGTAGGAGAAACAGGGAGTGGTAAATCAACTTTGTTACCAGCTTTCCTATATGAAGATGGGTTTGTACAAGATAAAAAGATGATTGCAGTAACTCAACCAAGAAGAATTGCTGCTATTTCATTGGCAGAGTATGTTGCAAAGCTACTAAAAACTAAAGTAGGAAATAAGGTGGGTTATTCCGTTCGGTTTAAGACTGAAGTATCCAAATACACCAaagttaaatatttgacAGATGGAATGCTTATTAGAGAATGTGTTACAACCAATGGAGAGAGAAGTccttttgaaaattattctgTGGTTATTGTAGATGAAGCCCATGAAAGGTCAATTCGTACTGATTTTCTTTTAGGCCTTCTTAAAATGGAACTTTTAAATGGAagtaaattaaaagttGTAATTATGTCAGCAACTTTTCAAAGCTCCAgttttgaagatttttttAGCTCCATCAATCCTCAATCTCAGTCTAATTCTGGAATCAAGCTTAAAACTGGTACTTATTCAGTTCCTGGGAGACAGTTTCCTGtacaattaaattatttaccTGAACCTGAACTGGACTATTTAGAAGCAGTCATGATaacaatattaacaatCCACTTCTCAAAGCCAAAAGGTGGTGACATTCTTGTATTTCTCCCAGGTCAGGAAGATATTCATCATTTATATTCCAATTTGACAACAATATCTAAACAAATTGAAGCCTTGTTTGAGCAACAAGGAGAAATCAGCTTTTATCTAGGTAAGCAGaagtttgaaaatattgaaagaattCGATTATTTGTTCAATGTCTTTATGCTTCAATGCCTTCTGAACAACAAAGTAAAGTATTTGATATTCTTCCAGAAAATTATAGAAAAGTTATTCTTTCAACTAATATTGCAGAAACATCTGTAACTTTACCCAACATTGTTTACGTTATTGACACTGGCCTTGAAAAACTTAAGTTCTTTCAAagtaacaataatattgatgcTTTGATTATGaaagaaatatcaaaagCTTCTTCAATACAAAGAGCTGGAAGAGCTGGAAGGCTTAAGCCTGGAGAAGTTTATCGTATGTATACAAAACAAGCATATTCAGAGTTTATGACTTCTCAAACTCctgaaatattaagaacTAGTCTCTCTGAGACTTTGCTTGAACTTATTTATGTTCTTAATAACTATAAAactaatatatttcaacAAGGTATTTCCAATTCATCCAATAATGACCATACTCTACTTATTGATCAACAACAAGTTTCTGTGAAAAAAATCCTAAATTTTCCATTTATTAGTTATCCAACTAAGGATTCCATTCTTTCAACTCTCAAATTCTTATATAGACTCGAAgctttaaataaaagtgGAAATATTACTGAATTAGGTATTAAACTAACTATGCTTCCAGTACCTCCATTTCTTGGTAAACTCATTTATCATAGTATTGAGTTTGGATGTACAAGTGAAGCAATCACTCTTGTAGCAATGCTTTCAGCTGAATGCTTGTTAGACTATTGCAATAGCAGCAATAATCCAAAAGATAAAGTCTATGGTTCATTACAAGAAAATCATTCTGATCAAGTTGGACCAACTAAGAAAAAACCTAGATTTACTCATAATTCATCATCCAGAAATGACCAATCCTATAAAAATTACCTTAGATCAATTATGACAAAGTTTGGAGATCATGTTGGCTTAATTGAAACCTATAACACTTGGATTTCTTTGCAAAAAAGTTCTGGAAAAACCAATAATATACAAGGAAATATCATCTCTTCTAGTAACAATTATGAAcaaatcaatttttgtAATTCTATTGGAATCTCACATACCAGTCTTTTAAGAGCAAAATCTATTAGAGAGCAGCTTATTGATATCACCACAAAGATATTTAACTTAAAAACTATTAACAGTTGTACTATGTTTACTTCTCTTAAACATAGTCATCCTGAATCCTTTGAATCTGAATTTAATCAAGAACAGAAACAGCAAAAGCAAGAGCAAGAACAAGAACAAGAACaagaacaagaaaataaatggaTTCCCTTTTACAAATGCCTTACAAAAAGTTTCTGGCAAAATGTTGCCAAGCTAGATCctagtaataataaacaataCCTAACTGAGGTCAACAGACAACTTGTGAATATACATCCCACTAGCAGTGTTTCACATTTAAAGGAAAAACCTAAATGGATCATTTTCACAGATATTATTCAAACTAAAAAGACTTATATACGAATTATCTCAGCCATTAATCATTTATGGCTCAATGACTACTGCTCCAGATGGTTCATCTCCACTGAAACAAACTCCAAACATTAA